Proteins encoded by one window of Methanomassiliicoccales archaeon:
- the feoB gene encoding ferrous iron transport protein B has translation MDPWFLKGDVMEIGLIGQPNAGKSALFTKLTGIGAISSNYPGTTVEYQEGSVIRHGVRLNFHDLPGTYSLTGISEDEIVATKLLAERHLDCVLVVADANRLEQSLVLIFQILELGFKTVVALNQMDIARRRYSLNIDKLESILRVPVVPTVAITGEGVEELVEVLVSADLRPSDFKVKYDPRIESILQELGGSDESWLGKFPKRGALIKLLEGNPFFTDQFTEDFKAKVEEARRRFKEDYEEDIEVHINRDRYGEAGRIAREVISRNIPQRRPSERISDATLRAKTGIPILMGVLGAIFLTIVFLGGYLEGLLLDAYALIMGDFFARMAELIGGSLGQALANGLDLSLQAILAIVIPYIIVFYLLLGILEDTGYLPRMVVLLDGVMHRLGLHGKAIIPMIVGLGCNVPAILSTRVMESRRERLIIAVIIVIAVPCSAQTAVILGTVGNFAGLLYALAIYLILVSLLLMLGRLLHKVLKFEPTSLAMEIPDLRLPRPKNVLWKTWIRSKDFFLIAFPILLVGSLILEILMSFGILQAMVEPLAIFTEGFLGLPAVTIVALFFGILRKEMALQFLVILFGTADLSAVMTSAQLFVFALVMATYMPCLSALAAMSREFGLKGALTVTFSSMLLAFSLGGLANLILQLL, from the coding sequence CAGGAAGGGTCTGTGATACGGCATGGAGTCAGGCTCAATTTCCACGATCTGCCAGGAACTTACTCGCTAACTGGAATTTCTGAGGATGAGATAGTTGCGACCAAGTTGCTTGCTGAAAGGCATTTGGATTGCGTGCTTGTCGTGGCCGATGCCAATCGTCTGGAGCAATCCTTAGTTCTCATATTTCAGATATTGGAGTTAGGGTTCAAGACGGTAGTGGCGCTAAATCAAATGGACATAGCAAGGCGTCGCTATTCATTGAATATCGATAAACTGGAATCGATTCTTCGCGTGCCTGTTGTGCCAACGGTGGCAATAACGGGGGAAGGCGTGGAAGAACTGGTTGAAGTGCTGGTTTCCGCAGACCTGCGACCCTCTGATTTTAAAGTGAAATATGATCCTCGAATCGAGAGCATCCTGCAAGAACTGGGTGGAAGCGATGAGAGTTGGCTTGGCAAATTCCCAAAAAGGGGGGCGCTGATAAAACTTCTAGAAGGCAATCCATTCTTTACCGATCAATTCACAGAAGATTTCAAAGCTAAAGTCGAGGAGGCCAGGAGAAGATTCAAAGAAGATTATGAGGAGGATATCGAAGTTCATATCAATAGGGATCGCTACGGAGAGGCAGGGAGAATAGCTCGAGAGGTAATTTCGAGGAATATTCCCCAACGTCGCCCCTCTGAGCGTATTTCCGATGCCACCCTTCGTGCCAAAACTGGAATACCCATATTGATGGGAGTTCTAGGCGCCATATTTCTGACCATAGTCTTCCTTGGCGGTTACCTGGAAGGGTTATTGCTGGATGCCTATGCCTTGATAATGGGAGACTTCTTCGCCCGTATGGCTGAATTGATAGGGGGTTCATTGGGCCAGGCTTTGGCTAATGGCTTAGACCTTTCATTGCAGGCAATCTTAGCCATCGTTATTCCCTATATCATCGTTTTCTATCTATTACTTGGCATACTTGAAGACACTGGTTACCTTCCCCGCATGGTGGTTCTGTTGGATGGTGTAATGCATCGCCTTGGCCTGCATGGCAAGGCGATAATACCTATGATAGTAGGGCTAGGGTGCAATGTTCCAGCCATACTTTCCACCAGAGTGATGGAATCGCGCAGGGAGCGTCTAATCATTGCAGTTATAATAGTGATCGCAGTACCTTGCTCAGCCCAGACTGCGGTCATCCTAGGCACGGTAGGTAATTTTGCTGGCCTACTCTACGCTTTGGCGATATATCTAATCCTTGTTTCCCTGCTGTTAATGCTTGGTCGGCTGCTACATAAGGTCCTTAAGTTCGAGCCTACTAGCCTAGCGATGGAAATTCCTGATTTAAGGCTCCCGCGTCCTAAAAACGTGCTATGGAAAACATGGATAAGGTCCAAAGACTTTTTCCTCATAGCTTTTCCTATCTTGCTGGTAGGGAGTCTAATTCTTGAAATTCTTATGTCTTTCGGCATCCTGCAAGCCATGGTGGAACCGTTAGCTATATTCACTGAAGGCTTTCTCGGCCTTCCTGCGGTTACCATAGTGGCCTTGTTTTTTGGCATCCTTAGGAAGGAGATGGCCTTGCAATTCTTGGTCATTCTGTTCGGAACGGCGGACCTCTCTGCTGTTATGACATCCGCGCAGCTATTTGTCTTTGCCCTGGTAATGGCGACTTATATGCCATGCCTTTCGGCACTGGCGGCGATGTCAAGGGAGTTCGGTTTAAAAGGGGCGCTCACCGTCACCTTCTCATCTATGTTATTAGCATTTTCATTGGGAGGTCTCGCTAATCTCATCTTACAATTATTATAA